A part of Brachybacterium faecium DSM 4810 genomic DNA contains:
- a CDS encoding LSU ribosomal protein L31P (PFAM: Ribosomal protein L31~TIGRFAM: ribosomal protein L31) has translation MQKNIHPDYRPVVFRDRSAGTAFLTNSTRSSEQTVIWEDGRDYPVIDVEVSSASHPFWTGRAGAIDTAGRIERFRRRYADRTVTGSPTTA, from the coding sequence ATGCAGAAGAACATCCACCCCGACTACCGCCCCGTCGTCTTCCGCGACCGCAGCGCCGGGACCGCCTTCCTCACGAACTCGACCCGCTCTTCGGAGCAGACCGTGATCTGGGAGGACGGCCGCGACTATCCAGTGATCGACGTGGAGGTCTCCTCTGCCTCGCATCCGTTCTGGACGGGTCGCGCGGGAGCGATCGACACGGCCGGACGCATCGAGCGCTTCCGTCGCCGATACGCGGACCGCACCGTCACCGGCAGCCCCACCACGGCGTGA
- a CDS encoding predicted membrane protein yields MASQHFSAAQQPAPAPPRAPDSAPKPTHTASPPAPAPAKAQAQTQANAQAPRDDAPYPWHLRFAWLLALVLGVLAYVATFVLMLLTGNPMMVPTVLLVGAAAIPLTVLLLAQSSRIGPLVPTRIVLVTAALGGLFTICAAGLEESIAGLLFGRASILLVGIIEESAKLVVPLLVLALAHRVTRGGGIVIGIAAGTGFAVLETMGYGFAALLARNGGLGALDATLILRGILVPAGHVAWTGATCAALWYLVETSHKVRGVIALVAAYAGAIILHTAWDATASGALHLLIGMISVGALLWLIVAAHRRFVRRAAPATGAGPAPESRGEVRE; encoded by the coding sequence ATGGCCTCACAGCACTTCTCAGCAGCCCAGCAGCCGGCCCCTGCGCCGCCTCGAGCACCCGACTCCGCCCCGAAACCGACGCACACGGCGTCACCGCCAGCACCCGCGCCAGCGAAGGCGCAGGCGCAGACCCAGGCGAACGCCCAGGCCCCGCGCGATGACGCGCCCTACCCCTGGCACCTGCGCTTCGCCTGGCTGCTCGCCCTCGTCCTCGGCGTGCTCGCCTACGTGGCGACCTTCGTGCTCATGCTCCTGACCGGCAACCCGATGATGGTGCCCACCGTGCTGCTCGTGGGCGCCGCGGCGATCCCGCTGACGGTGCTGCTGCTCGCGCAGTCCAGCCGCATCGGACCGCTCGTGCCCACCCGGATCGTGCTGGTCACCGCGGCGCTCGGCGGACTGTTCACGATCTGCGCCGCAGGCCTCGAGGAGAGCATCGCGGGCCTGCTGTTCGGCCGGGCCTCGATCCTGCTGGTCGGCATCATCGAGGAGAGCGCGAAGCTCGTGGTGCCGCTGCTGGTGCTGGCCCTCGCCCACCGCGTCACCCGCGGCGGCGGGATCGTCATCGGCATCGCGGCGGGCACCGGCTTCGCGGTGCTCGAGACGATGGGCTACGGCTTCGCCGCCCTGCTCGCGCGCAACGGCGGGCTCGGCGCACTGGATGCCACGCTGATCCTGCGCGGCATCCTCGTGCCCGCCGGGCACGTGGCCTGGACCGGGGCGACCTGCGCGGCCCTGTGGTATCTCGTGGAGACCTCCCACAAGGTGCGGGGCGTGATCGCGCTCGTGGCCGCCTACGCCGGCGCGATCATCCTCCACACCGCCTGGGATGCGACCGCGAGCGGCGCGCTGCACCTGCTGATCGGCATGATCAGCGTCGGCGCGCTGCTGTGGCTGATCGTCGCCGCCCATCGCCGCTTCGTGCGGCGGGCCGCACCCGCGACCGGGGCGGGCCCGGCGCCAGAGAGCCGCGGAGAAGTGCGGGAATAA
- a CDS encoding transcriptional regulator (PFAM: Helix-turn-helix; Cupin domain): MTQDTSGVEGLVRQRLRALRLAQGLSLAELAARAHLSQSTLSRIENGQRRLALDQLVNLARALDTGLDELVEEQEERVVSNAEVDHGPDSLRWRVRHSPDSVILRRRVTGPPPDPSRMRAHPGLEWLVVLSGTLTLLLGDRRHRVQTNQCAEFDTLVPHAFGAEGGPVDILMVVDRAARRGHRDDD; the protein is encoded by the coding sequence ATGACGCAAGACACCTCCGGGGTCGAGGGCCTCGTCCGGCAACGCCTGCGTGCGCTGCGTCTCGCGCAGGGCCTCTCCCTCGCCGAGCTCGCCGCCCGCGCCCACCTCAGCCAGTCCACGCTGTCCCGGATCGAGAACGGGCAGCGCCGCCTGGCGCTCGATCAGCTGGTCAACCTCGCCCGCGCCCTGGACACCGGGCTGGACGAGCTGGTCGAGGAGCAGGAGGAGCGGGTGGTCTCCAACGCGGAGGTGGACCACGGGCCGGATTCGCTGCGCTGGCGGGTGCGCCACAGTCCCGACTCGGTGATCCTGCGGCGCCGCGTCACAGGGCCGCCCCCGGATCCCTCGCGGATGCGCGCCCATCCGGGCCTCGAGTGGCTCGTGGTCCTCTCCGGCACGCTCACCCTGCTGCTCGGGGATCGCCGCCACCGCGTGCAGACGAACCAGTGCGCGGAGTTCGACACCCTGGTCCCCCACGCCTTCGGCGCCGAGGGCGGCCCGGTCGACATCCTCATGGTCGTGGACCGAGCGGCCCGCCGCGGGCATCGCGACGACGACTGA
- a CDS encoding thioredoxin reductase (PFAM: FAD dependent oxidoreductase): MTPSSAVSSTVFSASSTSAPATSSAASSSAVEHGDQLPEGLVDLAVIGGGAAGLSSALMLARSRRSVVVLDAGAPRNAPAEGIHALLGNEGTPPAQYLERGRAEVRQYGGLVVPAEVVAARGAAPAADGDLRFEIVLADGRRLTSRRLVVAVGIRDELPEIPGLAAHWGRGLVHCPFCHGWEVRDQAIGVIATRPASFHQALMFRAVTEDLTMFTQGLEVDAETRERCEALGITILKAPIEEIVAGPDGGVAGVRLAGGELVPRTVLAAATVMTPRLDGLDELGLTLEEIPAGMGQKITTAMAGSTDVPGVWAVGNSADPSAQVGAAAAGGALAGGHIHGTLLMVDAEAAVATHRAAPRVA; this comes from the coding sequence ATGACTCCCTCCTCCGCTGTCTCGTCCACTGTCTTCTCCGCGTCGTCCACGTCCGCTCCCGCCACCTCGTCGGCGGCGTCATCGTCGGCCGTCGAGCACGGCGACCAGCTGCCGGAGGGCCTGGTCGACCTCGCCGTCATCGGCGGCGGCGCTGCCGGCCTCAGCAGCGCGCTCATGCTGGCCCGCTCCCGGCGCAGCGTCGTCGTGCTCGACGCCGGCGCCCCGCGCAACGCCCCGGCCGAGGGCATCCACGCGCTGCTCGGCAATGAGGGCACCCCGCCCGCCCAGTACCTCGAGCGCGGGCGCGCCGAGGTGCGCCAGTACGGCGGGCTCGTCGTGCCCGCCGAGGTCGTCGCCGCCCGCGGCGCCGCCCCCGCGGCCGACGGCGACCTGCGCTTCGAGATCGTCCTGGCCGACGGGCGCCGGCTCACCTCCCGCCGCCTCGTGGTCGCGGTGGGGATCCGTGACGAGCTGCCGGAGATCCCCGGGCTGGCGGCGCACTGGGGTCGCGGGCTCGTGCACTGCCCGTTCTGCCACGGCTGGGAGGTGCGCGACCAGGCGATCGGCGTGATCGCGACCCGGCCGGCCTCCTTCCACCAGGCGCTCATGTTCCGCGCCGTCACCGAGGACCTCACGATGTTCACCCAGGGGCTCGAGGTGGACGCGGAGACGCGTGAGCGCTGCGAGGCGCTCGGCATCACGATCCTGAAAGCCCCCATCGAGGAGATCGTCGCCGGCCCCGACGGCGGCGTCGCCGGAGTGCGGCTGGCGGGCGGCGAGCTCGTGCCCCGCACGGTGCTCGCCGCCGCGACCGTGATGACCCCGCGTCTCGACGGGCTCGACGAGCTCGGGCTCACGCTCGAGGAGATCCCCGCCGGGATGGGGCAGAAGATCACCACCGCGATGGCCGGGAGCACCGACGTGCCCGGCGTGTGGGCCGTCGGCAACTCCGCGGACCCGAGCGCGCAGGTCGGCGCCGCGGCCGCGGGCGGTGCGCTCGCCGGCGGCCACATCCACGGCACGCTCCTCATGGTCGATGCCGAGGCGGCCGTCGCCACCCATCGCGCCGCTCCCCGGGTCGCCTGA
- a CDS encoding arabinose efflux permease family protein (PFAM: Major Facilitator Superfamily), which produces MTSTLPSSPPGAAPAALPPATFVLTAGTFLMGTTEFVIAGLLTSVAADFSVSIAQAGLTITIFAIGMILGAPTMALATLRLPHRVTLTAALAVFAAGHAVGALTDSFAVLLGTRFITAVATGAFWAVASVAAVRAAEHRTRTRVLGIVMGGGMLANVLGVPLGAFVGQVIGWRGTFWLLTVLAAVLAVAVARKVPATGGSTVIPSVRAELASLRSGALWLVLATCAMVTGGTLSIYSFISPLLTEGAGVPELWVPFALMGFGLAALAGSLLGGRLGDARPFATPVITASATFMVCLALLLTPSQPALVLVLFVLLGLVGLSANPVLVGLANRYGGEASTLATSMPTAIFNLGTALGTGLAGAALGSGLGVQGPLLVGSIGAALVLVPLGLLVLQERGLRRAR; this is translated from the coding sequence GTGACCTCGACCCTGCCCTCCTCCCCGCCCGGGGCGGCGCCGGCGGCGCTGCCCCCGGCGACGTTCGTGCTCACCGCCGGGACCTTCCTCATGGGCACCACCGAGTTCGTCATCGCCGGTCTGCTCACCTCGGTCGCCGCCGATTTCTCGGTGTCGATCGCGCAGGCGGGGCTGACGATCACGATCTTCGCGATCGGGATGATCCTCGGGGCGCCGACGATGGCGCTGGCCACGCTGCGCCTGCCCCATCGCGTCACCCTCACCGCGGCGCTCGCGGTGTTCGCGGCCGGTCACGCGGTCGGGGCGCTCACCGACAGCTTCGCCGTGCTGTTGGGCACCCGCTTCATCACCGCCGTCGCCACCGGCGCGTTCTGGGCCGTGGCCTCGGTGGCCGCGGTGCGGGCCGCCGAGCACCGCACCCGCACCCGGGTGCTGGGGATCGTGATGGGCGGCGGGATGCTCGCGAACGTGCTCGGGGTGCCGCTCGGGGCGTTCGTGGGCCAGGTGATCGGCTGGCGCGGCACGTTCTGGCTGCTCACCGTGCTCGCCGCCGTGCTCGCGGTGGCCGTGGCGCGGAAGGTGCCGGCCACGGGAGGGAGCACGGTGATCCCGTCGGTGCGGGCCGAGCTGGCCTCCCTGCGCTCGGGGGCGCTGTGGCTGGTGCTGGCCACCTGCGCCATGGTCACCGGCGGGACGCTGTCGATCTACAGCTTCATCTCGCCGCTGCTCACCGAGGGGGCCGGGGTGCCCGAGCTGTGGGTGCCGTTCGCGCTGATGGGCTTTGGGCTGGCGGCCTTGGCCGGCTCGCTGCTGGGCGGCCGGTTGGGCGATGCGCGGCCGTTCGCGACCCCCGTGATCACGGCGTCGGCGACGTTCATGGTCTGCCTGGCGCTGCTGCTGACCCCCTCGCAGCCGGCGCTCGTGCTGGTGCTGTTCGTGCTGCTGGGGCTGGTGGGCCTCTCCGCGAATCCGGTGCTGGTGGGGCTCGCGAACCGGTACGGGGGCGAGGCCTCGACGCTGGCCACCTCCATGCCCACCGCGATCTTCAACCTCGGCACGGCGCTCGGAACAGGGCTGGCCGGGGCGGCGCTGGGCAGCGGGCTGGGGGTGCAGGGCCCGCTCCTGGTGGGCAGCATCGGTGCGGCGCTCGTGCTGGTGCCGCTGGGGCTGCTGGTCCTGCAGGAGCGGGGCCTGCGCCGGGCACGGTGA
- a CDS encoding theronine dehydrogenase-like Zn-dependent dehydrogenase (PFAM: Alcohol dehydrogenase GroES-like domain; Zinc-binding dehydrogenase), which translates to MRAVIMLAPGDIRVEEREDPRILEPTDAVIRLAATCICGSDLWPYRGADEPDHQHMGHEYVGVVEEIGEEVRTLEVGDFVVGSFVISCGRCEICRAGHPSRCVHAVFVDGEIGTQAEKARIPFADGTLVKTPSIPSPELIPSLLAASDVLGTGWFAADAAQSGPGRIVAVVGDGAAGLMGVLAARRRGAERIIIFSRHPDRQALAREYGATDVITERGDEGVARLRELTGGLGAHSTIEAVGTQEAMMQAIRATRPGGAVGFVGVSHDVEIPGDELFFSAVHLHGGPAPVRRYLPELIDLIWRCEIDPGTVFDLTLPLAEAAEGYRAMDERRATKVLLTL; encoded by the coding sequence ATGCGCGCAGTCATCATGCTCGCCCCCGGCGACATCCGCGTCGAGGAGCGGGAGGACCCGCGGATCCTCGAGCCGACGGACGCCGTGATCCGCCTCGCCGCCACCTGCATCTGCGGCTCCGATCTGTGGCCGTATCGCGGCGCCGACGAGCCCGACCACCAGCACATGGGCCACGAGTACGTGGGTGTGGTCGAGGAGATCGGCGAGGAGGTGCGCACCCTCGAGGTGGGTGACTTCGTGGTGGGCTCCTTCGTGATCTCGTGCGGGCGGTGCGAGATCTGCCGCGCGGGCCACCCCTCGCGCTGCGTGCACGCCGTGTTCGTCGACGGCGAGATCGGCACCCAGGCGGAGAAGGCCCGCATCCCCTTCGCCGACGGCACCCTGGTGAAGACCCCGAGCATACCCTCCCCGGAGCTCATCCCCTCGCTGCTGGCCGCCTCCGACGTGCTCGGCACCGGCTGGTTCGCGGCCGACGCCGCCCAGTCCGGCCCCGGCAGGATCGTCGCCGTGGTCGGTGACGGCGCGGCAGGGCTGATGGGCGTGCTCGCCGCCCGTCGGAGGGGCGCCGAGCGGATCATCATCTTCAGCCGCCACCCCGACCGGCAGGCCCTCGCCCGCGAGTATGGTGCGACCGACGTCATCACCGAACGCGGTGACGAGGGCGTGGCCCGCCTCCGGGAGCTCACCGGCGGGCTCGGGGCGCACTCGACGATCGAGGCCGTCGGCACCCAGGAGGCGATGATGCAGGCGATCCGCGCCACCCGTCCCGGCGGGGCGGTGGGCTTCGTGGGCGTCTCGCACGATGTCGAGATCCCCGGGGACGAGCTGTTCTTCTCCGCCGTGCACCTCCACGGCGGGCCCGCCCCGGTGCGCCGCTACCTGCCCGAGCTGATCGACCTGATCTGGCGGTGCGAGATCGACCCCGGGACGGTCTTCGACCTCACCCTGCCGCTGGCGGAGGCCGCCGAGGGCTACCGGGCGATGGACGAGCGCCGTGCCACCAAGGTGCTGCTCACCCTCTGA
- a CDS encoding Helix-turn-helix protein (PFAM: Helix-turn-helix), whose product MDNRAEVRQFLMSRRAKVTPQEVGLPAGGARRVPGLRRSEVAMLAGVSVEYYAKLERGAIAGASAAVLDSLATALRLDETERIHLWDLARAADGIPTSGRRRRPASSAAPAPLRPALQWVLDAQRDGVAFVRDQYQNLLATNELGRAFYSPVIGDGGRLPNLARFQFLDPLAKEFYPEWERFAEMCVGGMRVEAGRDPHDTVLQELVGELSTCSETFRRLWGAHDVRTHGAGTKHFRHPVVGELTLAYEELAITAEPGRAVIVYTAEPGSTSAERLRLLASWQASRRAEAVEADGPAEPAEAAETSVSGAGQGEDPREGAGPAEGPARPSHDPR is encoded by the coding sequence ATGGACAACCGTGCCGAGGTCCGCCAGTTCCTCATGTCGCGCCGCGCGAAGGTCACCCCGCAGGAGGTGGGGCTGCCCGCCGGCGGTGCCCGACGGGTGCCCGGTCTGCGCCGCAGCGAGGTGGCGATGCTCGCCGGAGTCAGCGTCGAGTACTACGCGAAGCTCGAGCGCGGCGCGATCGCCGGGGCCTCCGCCGCGGTGCTCGACTCGCTCGCCACGGCGCTGCGGCTGGACGAGACGGAGCGGATCCACCTGTGGGATCTCGCCCGCGCGGCCGACGGGATCCCCACCTCCGGCCGACGGCGCCGACCCGCCTCGAGCGCGGCGCCCGCCCCGCTGCGCCCCGCGCTGCAGTGGGTGCTCGATGCGCAGAGGGACGGGGTCGCGTTCGTGCGCGACCAGTACCAGAACCTGCTGGCCACCAATGAGCTGGGGCGCGCCTTCTACTCCCCGGTGATCGGCGACGGCGGCCGCCTCCCGAACCTCGCGCGCTTCCAGTTCCTGGATCCGCTGGCGAAGGAGTTCTACCCGGAGTGGGAGCGCTTCGCCGAGATGTGCGTGGGCGGCATGCGCGTCGAGGCGGGCCGGGACCCGCACGACACCGTCCTGCAGGAGCTGGTGGGGGAGCTGTCCACCTGCTCCGAGACCTTCCGGCGGCTGTGGGGCGCCCATGACGTGCGCACCCACGGCGCGGGCACCAAACACTTCCGCCACCCGGTGGTGGGCGAGCTGACCCTCGCGTACGAGGAGCTCGCGATCACCGCCGAGCCCGGCCGCGCGGTCATCGTCTACACCGCCGAGCCCGGCTCCACGAGCGCCGAGCGCCTGCGCCTGCTCGCCAGCTGGCAGGCGAGCCGTCGCGCGGAGGCCGTCGAGGCTGACGGGCCCGCTGAACCCGCCGAAGCCGCCGAGACCAGCGTGTCAGGGGCGGGGCAGGGGGAGGATCCTCGGGAGGGTGCGGGCCCTGCAGAAGGCCCTGCGCGCCCCTCCCACGACCCGCGCTGA
- a CDS encoding transcriptional regulator, PadR family (PFAM: Transcriptional regulator PadR-like family), which produces MSDSFDTHLQELRRGTVVLACLHLLRTPGYGYGLLEELAQHGFATDANTLYPLLRRLEKQELLTSAWNTEEARPRKFYRTSARGEQLADTLTTEWRALTGAITSLTAETPRDEES; this is translated from the coding sequence ATGAGCGATTCCTTCGACACCCACCTGCAGGAGCTGCGGCGCGGCACCGTCGTGCTCGCGTGCCTGCATCTGCTGCGCACCCCCGGGTACGGCTACGGACTGCTCGAGGAGCTCGCGCAGCACGGTTTCGCCACGGATGCGAACACGCTCTACCCGCTCCTGCGCCGCCTCGAGAAGCAGGAGCTGCTCACCAGCGCCTGGAACACCGAGGAGGCCCGGCCGCGGAAGTTCTACCGCACCTCCGCCCGCGGCGAGCAGCTCGCCGACACCCTCACCACCGAGTGGCGCGCGCTCACCGGCGCGATCACCTCGCTCACCGCCGAGACCCCCAGGGACGAGGAGTCCTGA
- a CDS encoding uncharacterized stress protein (general stress protein 26) (PFAM: Pyridoxamine 5'-phosphate oxidase) — protein sequence MTNDPDTLSQQDVVDTLRDASTVMLTTALPDGTLLSHPMAIQGVGDEADIWFFVSLQGGQADALRHDPHVNLAIAEAGSWLSVAGRARFVEDRALVDQLWNDQATDYFPGGKDDPDLGLLQVTGDSAQFWGVAGGPVARLTRFVTAKATGGHPPGGTSTTEL from the coding sequence ATGACGAACGACCCCGACACCCTCAGCCAGCAGGACGTCGTGGACACGCTCCGCGACGCGAGCACGGTCATGCTCACCACCGCGCTGCCCGACGGCACGCTGCTCTCGCACCCGATGGCCATCCAGGGGGTGGGCGACGAGGCCGACATCTGGTTCTTCGTCAGCCTCCAGGGAGGCCAGGCCGACGCGCTGCGCCACGACCCCCACGTGAACCTCGCGATCGCCGAGGCCGGCTCGTGGCTGTCCGTCGCCGGCCGGGCCCGCTTCGTCGAGGACCGCGCGCTCGTCGACCAGCTGTGGAACGACCAGGCCACCGACTACTTCCCCGGCGGCAAGGACGATCCCGACCTGGGACTTCTCCAGGTCACCGGCGACTCCGCCCAGTTCTGGGGCGTGGCCGGCGGCCCCGTCGCCCGCCTCACCCGCTTCGTGACGGCGAAGGCCACCGGCGGCCATCCCCCGGGCGGCACCTCCACCACCGAGCTCTGA
- a CDS encoding periplasmic component of the Tol biopolymer transport system (PFAM: WD40-like Beta Propeller Repeat), with protein sequence MPSREHPQRTEDGRHLVIRGRRWRAADPELPQEIADALRSELGRARSALRTAREPSEIALWRDRVQLAKEGLGERGTPWWEMMEADRRRRARERLLALRGTEAPGTERPDAERKAPMPRSLAPGQRSRIHILDVETGQDVIVHDSAEVLYEAPNWSYDGDWLIVNGDGHLFRVPVGGGEPQQIDLGDLPDLNNDHVLAPDGQDVYVSADDGRIHRAPLAGGETIPVTEDDGHLHFLHGVSPDGTTLAYIGVQRLEDGTWLPPKVFTVPSSGGAPTPLTEDEFPDDGAEYSPDGAWIYFNSERARTVPGHAQLFRMRPDGSGVEQLTDDERVNWFPHLSPDGRRVAYVSFPPGTLGHPADRDVILRLCAPDGTGIRDLVRLHGGQGTMNVNSWAPDSRRLAYVDYPVDA encoded by the coding sequence ATGCCCTCCCGCGAGCATCCCCAGCGCACGGAGGACGGCCGGCACCTCGTCATCCGGGGACGGCGCTGGCGCGCCGCGGACCCTGAGCTGCCGCAGGAGATCGCCGATGCGCTCCGCTCCGAGCTCGGCCGGGCCCGCTCCGCCCTGCGCACCGCGCGCGAACCCTCGGAGATCGCGCTCTGGCGCGACCGGGTCCAGCTCGCGAAGGAAGGACTGGGGGAGCGGGGCACCCCCTGGTGGGAGATGATGGAGGCCGACCGCCGCCGTCGCGCCCGGGAGCGCCTCCTCGCCCTCCGCGGCACCGAGGCGCCCGGCACCGAGCGGCCCGACGCCGAGAGGAAGGCTCCCATGCCCCGCAGTCTCGCCCCCGGCCAGCGCTCCCGGATCCACATCCTCGACGTCGAGACCGGGCAGGACGTCATCGTCCACGACTCCGCCGAGGTGCTGTACGAGGCGCCGAACTGGTCCTACGACGGCGACTGGCTGATCGTCAACGGCGACGGGCACCTCTTCCGCGTGCCCGTCGGGGGCGGGGAGCCGCAGCAGATCGACCTCGGCGACCTCCCCGACCTCAACAACGACCACGTCCTCGCCCCCGACGGGCAGGACGTGTACGTCTCCGCCGACGACGGCCGCATCCACCGCGCCCCGCTCGCCGGCGGCGAGACCATCCCCGTCACGGAGGACGACGGCCACCTGCACTTCCTCCACGGCGTGAGCCCGGACGGCACCACCCTCGCCTACATCGGGGTGCAGCGCCTCGAGGACGGCACCTGGCTGCCGCCGAAGGTCTTCACCGTCCCGTCCTCGGGCGGCGCACCGACCCCGCTCACCGAGGACGAGTTCCCCGATGACGGCGCCGAGTACTCGCCCGACGGGGCCTGGATCTACTTCAACTCCGAGCGCGCCCGCACCGTCCCCGGCCATGCGCAGCTGTTCCGCATGCGCCCCGACGGCAGCGGCGTCGAGCAGCTCACCGACGACGAGCGCGTGAACTGGTTCCCGCACCTCTCCCCGGACGGCCGCCGCGTGGCCTACGTGAGCTTCCCGCCCGGCACCCTCGGGCATCCCGCGGACCGCGACGTCATCCTGCGCCTGTGCGCGCCCGACGGCACGGGCATCCGCGACCTGGTGCGCCTCCACGGCGGGCAGGGCACGATGAACGTGAACAGCTGGGCCCCGGACTCCCGCCGACTGGCCTACGTCGACTACCCCGTCGACGCCTGA
- a CDS encoding methylase involved in ubiquinone/menaquinone biosynthesis (PFAM: Methyltransferase domain) has product MTRSAAQDQDRWNEYWTRYAFEYDEHQLSRLAHADERATWSRIWADALPIGTRSVLDVGTGTGNVALQLAADGYEVTGIDLSEGMLERARAKCAGHPAPPTFLRGDAVQPPFPPGSFDAIVSRYVLWTLRDAASALQRWHELLRPGGTLVAVDGP; this is encoded by the coding sequence ATGACCCGCTCCGCCGCCCAGGACCAGGACCGCTGGAACGAGTACTGGACCCGGTACGCGTTCGAGTACGACGAGCACCAGCTCTCCCGCCTCGCCCATGCCGACGAGCGCGCGACCTGGTCCCGGATCTGGGCAGATGCCCTGCCCATCGGCACCCGATCGGTGCTGGACGTCGGCACCGGCACCGGGAACGTCGCGCTGCAGCTCGCGGCCGACGGCTACGAGGTCACCGGCATCGACCTCTCCGAGGGCATGCTCGAGCGCGCCCGCGCCAAGTGCGCAGGCCATCCCGCGCCGCCGACGTTCCTGCGCGGCGACGCCGTGCAGCCGCCGTTCCCGCCCGGCTCCTTCGACGCGATCGTCTCCCGGTACGTGCTGTGGACGCTGCGGGACGCCGCCTCGGCCCTGCAGCGCTGGCACGAGCTGCTGCGACCGGGCGGCACGCTGGTCGCGGTGGACGGGCCCTAG
- a CDS encoding ABC-type cobalamin/Fe3+-siderophore transport system, ATPase component (PFAM: ABC transporter), producing the protein MPLLEARGLRHAFGARQVLHGLDVTVGEGEILGLVGPNGSGKTTALRILHRALVPDAGEVRLEGRDLAELSGRERARRIAVMAQELSGEVPLTAADVVLLGRVPHSGAFGATSEEDQRIAAEALDSAGALPLARREFGLLSGGEKQRVLIARALAQQPRLLLMDEPTNHLDIGSQHHVLQIVRGRGLATIVVLHDLNLAARYCDRVMVLDHGRVLAEGPPADALAAPLVSSTYDVAAQRASADDGVVQFLFRGRTAAPPDAAAPTGAAGDDTAPVAAPSSEEPLR; encoded by the coding sequence GTGCCGCTGCTGGAGGCGCGCGGTCTGCGCCATGCCTTCGGCGCACGGCAGGTGCTCCATGGCTTGGACGTGACCGTGGGCGAGGGCGAGATCCTCGGCCTGGTGGGGCCGAACGGCAGCGGCAAGACCACCGCGCTGCGGATCCTGCACCGCGCTCTCGTGCCCGATGCGGGCGAGGTGCGGCTCGAGGGCCGTGACCTGGCCGAGCTCTCCGGCCGGGAACGCGCCCGACGGATCGCGGTGATGGCGCAGGAGCTCTCCGGGGAGGTGCCGCTCACCGCGGCGGACGTCGTGCTGCTGGGCCGGGTCCCCCACTCGGGCGCCTTCGGTGCGACCTCGGAGGAGGACCAGCGGATCGCGGCCGAGGCCCTGGACAGCGCCGGCGCCCTGCCTCTCGCGCGGCGCGAGTTCGGGCTGCTCTCCGGCGGGGAGAAGCAGCGGGTGCTCATCGCGCGCGCCCTCGCCCAGCAGCCCCGCCTGCTGCTCATGGACGAGCCCACCAACCACCTCGACATCGGCTCCCAGCACCACGTGCTGCAGATCGTGCGCGGGCGGGGCCTGGCCACGATCGTGGTGCTGCACGACCTGAACCTCGCCGCCCGCTACTGCGACCGCGTGATGGTGCTGGATCACGGGCGCGTGCTCGCGGAGGGACCGCCGGCCGATGCCCTCGCCGCACCGCTGGTCAGCAGCACCTATGACGTCGCCGCGCAGCGCGCCTCCGCCGACGACGGCGTGGTGCAGTTCCTGTTCCGCGGCCGCACCGCCGCTCCGCCCGACGCCGCCGCCCCGACGGGTGCCGCCGGTGACGACACCGCCCCGGTCGCCGCCCCGTCCTCCGAGGAGCCCCTCCGATGA